The Kocuria flava nucleotide sequence CCGTTGCGGGAGACCAGCAGCAGGTCGTCCTCGGCGGAGGTCAGCTGCGCGGAGACGAGCTCGTCGCCGTCGCGCAGGTTGATCGCGATCACGCCGGCGGAGCGGTTGGTGTCGTAGTCCTGCAGGCGCGTCTTCTTCACCAGGCCGTTGCGGGTGGCCAGCACCAGGTAGGGGGCGTCCTCGTAGGAGCGCAGCTCCATCACCTGGGCGATCCGCTCCCCCGGCTGGAAGGCCATGAGGTTCGCGACGTGCTGGCCCTTCGAGTCGCGCCCGGCCTCGAGCAGCTCGTAGGCCTTCGCCCGGTAGACCCGCCCGAGGTTCGTGAAGAACAGGATCCAGTGGTGGGTCGTGGTGACGAAGAAGTGCTCGACGACGTCGTCGCCGCGCAGCTGGGCGCCCTTGACGCCCTTGCCGCCGCGGCGCTGGGACCGGTACTGGTCCGAGCGGGTGCGCTTGACGTAGCCCCCGCGGGTGATGGTGACGACCATCTCCTCCTCGGGGATGAGGTCCTCCATCGACATGTCGCCGTCGTAGCCGGCGAGGATCTGGGTGCGGCGGTCGTCGCCGAAGCGGCCCACGACCTCGTCGAGCTCGGTCGAGATGATCTCGCGCTGGCGGGACTCCGAGGCGATGATCGCGGTGTACTCGGCGATGAGCCGCTCGAGCTCGGCGTGGCGGTCCTGGATCTTCTGCCGCTCGAGGGCCGCGAGCCGGCGCAGCTGCATGTTGAGGATGGCCTGGGCCTGGTCCTCGTCGATCGCCAGCAGCTCCATGAGCCCGGTGCGGGCGTCGTCGGCCGTCGGCGAGCGGCGGATGAGGGCGATGACCTCGTCGAGGGCGTCGAGGGCCTTGAGCAGCCCGCGCAGGATGTGGGCCTCGGCCTCGGCCTGGCGCAGGCGGTAGCGCGTGCGGCGGACGATCACGTCCATCTGGTGGGTGACCCAGTGGCGGATGAACGCGTCGAGGCTCAGCGTGCGGGGCACCCCGTCGACGAGCGCGAGCATGTTGGCCGAGAAGTTGTCCTGCAGCTGGGTGTGCTTGTACAGGTTGTTCAGCACGACCTTGGCCACGGCGTCGCGCTTGAGCACGATCACGAGCCGCTGGCCCGTGCGCCCCGAGGTCTCGTCGCGGATGTCGGCGATGCCGGTGATGCGCCCGTCCTTGACCAGGTCGGCGATCTTCATCGCGAGGTTGTCCGGGTTGGCCTGGTAGGGCAGCTCCGTGACCACCAGGCACGTGCGCCCGTGGATCTCCTCGACGCTGACCACCGCGCGCATCGGGATCGACCCGCGGCCCGTCCGGTAGGCGTCCTCGATGCCCTTGCGCCCCAGGATCTGGGCGCCGGTCGGGAAGTCGGGGCCCTTGATGCGCTTGAGCAGCTCCTCGAGCAGCTCCTCGCTGGAGACCTCCGGGTGCTGCAGGTACCACTGGACGCCGTCGGCGAGCTCGCGCAGGTTGTGCGGCGGGATGTTCGTGGCCATGCCCACGGCGATCCCGGAGGAGCCGTTGGCGAGCAGGTTCGGGAACCGGGAGGGCAGGACGACCGGCTCCTGGTTCTTCCCGTCGTAGTTGTCCTGGAAGTCGACGGTCTCCTCGTGGATGTCCCGGACCATCTCCATGGCGGCGGGCGCCATCTTGGTCTCGGTGTACCGCGGGGCCGCGGCGCCGTCGTTGCCGGGGGAGCCGAAGTTGCCCTGGCCCAGCGCCAGCGGGTAGCGCATCACCCAGTCCTGGATCAGGCGCACGAGGGCGTCGTAGATCGCCGAGTCGCCGTGCGGGTGGTACTGGCCCATGACCTCGCCGACCACGCGAGCGCACTTGTTGAAGGAGCGGTCCGGGCGGTAGCCGCCGTCGTACATCGCGTAGATCACGCGCCGGTGCACGGGCTTGAGGCCGTCGCGCACGTCGGGCAGGGCGCGCCCCACGATCACGGCCATCGCGTAGTCCAGGTAGGACCGCTGCATCTCCGTCTGCAGGTCCACCTGCTCCACGCGGTCGGTCAGCACCGGGGTGCCCTCGAGGTCGCCGGCGGCGGGGGCCGCCCCGTCCTGGGTCTCGTCACTCATCAGGGAAGTCCGTTCTGTCTGCTGGTCCTCGGTCCGGGGCGCGGCGCCCGGCGCTCCGCTTCATATGCACTGCCGGGCATATGCCGCGGGTCAGATGTCGAGGAACCGGATGTCCTTGGCGTTCTGCTGGATGAACTCGCGGCGGGACTCGACGTCCTCGCCCATGAGCACGGAGAACGTCTGGTCCGCGGCGGCGGCGTCCTCCATGGTGACCTGCAGCAGGGTCCGGCGGTCGGGGTCCATGGTGGTGTCCCACAGCTCGGTGTAGTCCATCTCGCCGAGACCCTTGTACCGCTGGATGCCGTTCTCCTTCGGCAGCCGCTGGTTGTTCGCCAGCCCGCGGGCGACGACCTGGTCCCGCTCGGCGTCGGAGTAGACGTAGTCGTGCGGGGCGTTGGACCACTTGACCCGGTACAGCGGCGGCTGCGCGAGGTAGACGAAGCCGTGCTCGATGAGCGGGCGCATGAACCGGAAGAGCAGGGTCAGCAGCAGCGTGGTGATGTGCTGGCCGTCGACGTCGGCGTCGGCCATGAGCACGATCTTGTGGTACCGGGCCTTCTCGATGTCGAAGTCGTCCCCGATCCCGGCGCCGAAGGCCGTGATCATCGACTGCACCTCGGCGTTGGACAGCGCCCGGTCCAGGCGGGCGCGCTCCACGTTGAGGATCTTCCCCCGCAGCGGCAGGATCGCCTGGTGGGCCGGGTCGCGGCCCTGCACCGCGGAGCCGCCCGCGGAGTCGCCCTCCACGAGGTAGATCTCCGAGACCGAGGGGTCCTTGGAGGAGCAGTCCTTGAGCTTGCCGGGCATGCCGCCGGACTCGAGCAGGCCCTTGCGCCGGGTCGTCTCGCGTGCCTTGCGGGCGGCCAGGCGCGCCTGGGAGGCGTTGATGGCCTTGCGGATGATCTCCTTCGCGGCGGCCGGGTTGCGCTCGAGCCAGTCGCCGAACCGGTCGTTGACCTCCCGCTGCACGAAGGTCTTGGCCTCCGAGTTGCCGAGCTTGGTCTTCGTCTGGCCCTCGAACTGCGGCTCGGTGAGCTTGATCGAGATGACCGCCGTGAGCCCCTCGCGGACGTCGTCGCCGGTGAGGTTCTCGTCCTTGTCCCGCAGCAGCCGGTTCTCGCGCGCGTAGCGGTTGATCAGCCCGGTCAGCGCGGAGCGGAAGCCCTCCTCGTGGGTGCCGCCCTCGTGGGTGTTGATCGTGTTCGCGTAGGTGTGCACCGACTCGCTGTAGGCGGTCGTCCACTGCATCGCGAGCTCGAGGGACATGTTGCGGCCGCCGTCCTCGGCCTCGAGCGCGATGACGTCGTCGTGGACCAGGTCGGCCTTCTTGGTGGTGTTCAGGAAGGTGACGTAGTCGAGCAGGCCGTGGTCGTACTTGTAGACCACGCGCCGGTGCCCGGCCTCGTCGTGGCCCAGGTGGTTGAACTGCGGGGCGTCGGTGCCGCCGTCGCGGCCCTCGACCGGCTCGCCCGCGTCGGCGCCCGAGCCGGCGATCTCCTCCCCGGTCTCCTCCAGGCGGCGCTCGTCCACGAGCGTGATCCGCAGGCCCTTGTTCAGGAACGCCATCTGCTGGAACCGCGCCCGCAGCGTCTCGAAGTCGAACTCGACGGTCTCGAAGATCTCCGGGTCCGGCCAGAACACCTGCGTGGTGCCGGTCCGGTCCGTCTCCTCGCCGGCCTCGAGCGGGCCCTGGGGACGGCCGCCGTCGCCGAAGGCCATCCGCCACACGCGGCCCTGGCGCCGCACCTCGGTCTCGACGCGCCGGGACAGCGCGTTGACCACCGAGATGCCCACGCCGTGCAGGCCGCCGGAGACCGCGTAGCCGCCGCCGCCGAACTTGCCGCCGGCGTGCAGGATGGTCATGACGACCTCGACGGTGGGCTTGCCCTCGGTGGGGTGGACGTCCACGGGGATGCCGCGGCCGTTGTCGCTCACGCGCACGCCGCCGTCGGCCTGCAGCACCACCTCGATGGCGTCGCAGTACCCCGCCAGGGCCTCGTCCACCGAGTTGTCGACCACCTCGTAGACCAGGTGGTGCAGCCCGCGCGGGCCCGTCGAGCCGATGTACATGCCGGGGCGCTTCCGGACGGCCTCGAGGCCCTCCAGCACCGTGATGTCGCCGGCGCCGTACTCGCGCTGCTGCGGTTCCTCTGTTGCCACGGGTTCCTGGCTCC carries:
- the gyrA gene encoding DNA gyrase subunit A; the protein is MSDETQDGAAPAAGDLEGTPVLTDRVEQVDLQTEMQRSYLDYAMAVIVGRALPDVRDGLKPVHRRVIYAMYDGGYRPDRSFNKCARVVGEVMGQYHPHGDSAIYDALVRLIQDWVMRYPLALGQGNFGSPGNDGAAAPRYTETKMAPAAMEMVRDIHEETVDFQDNYDGKNQEPVVLPSRFPNLLANGSSGIAVGMATNIPPHNLRELADGVQWYLQHPEVSSEELLEELLKRIKGPDFPTGAQILGRKGIEDAYRTGRGSIPMRAVVSVEEIHGRTCLVVTELPYQANPDNLAMKIADLVKDGRITGIADIRDETSGRTGQRLVIVLKRDAVAKVVLNNLYKHTQLQDNFSANMLALVDGVPRTLSLDAFIRHWVTHQMDVIVRRTRYRLRQAEAEAHILRGLLKALDALDEVIALIRRSPTADDARTGLMELLAIDEDQAQAILNMQLRRLAALERQKIQDRHAELERLIAEYTAIIASESRQREIISTELDEVVGRFGDDRRTQILAGYDGDMSMEDLIPEEEMVVTITRGGYVKRTRSDQYRSQRRGGKGVKGAQLRGDDVVEHFFVTTTHHWILFFTNLGRVYRAKAYELLEAGRDSKGQHVANLMAFQPGERIAQVMELRSYEDAPYLVLATRNGLVKKTRLQDYDTNRSAGVIAINLRDGDELVSAQLTSAEDDLLLVSRNGMSLRFTASDDVLRPMGRNTSGVTGMKFRDGDELLSANVVTDESYVFVVTESGYAKRTKVEEYRVQGRGGLGIKVAKLAEQRGRLVGGLIVGEEDEVLVVMESGKVVRTGASEVPAKGRDTMGVIFAKPAQGDSIVGVARNADREIAEEVDAEAVAEVDVQQGEVLETADVVEAEESPADGLGDAPAAGDGADDEVALDRNDNGGNA
- the gyrB gene encoding DNA topoisomerase (ATP-hydrolyzing) subunit B — protein: MATEEPQQREYGAGDITVLEGLEAVRKRPGMYIGSTGPRGLHHLVYEVVDNSVDEALAGYCDAIEVVLQADGGVRVSDNGRGIPVDVHPTEGKPTVEVVMTILHAGGKFGGGGYAVSGGLHGVGISVVNALSRRVETEVRRQGRVWRMAFGDGGRPQGPLEAGEETDRTGTTQVFWPDPEIFETVEFDFETLRARFQQMAFLNKGLRITLVDERRLEETGEEIAGSGADAGEPVEGRDGGTDAPQFNHLGHDEAGHRRVVYKYDHGLLDYVTFLNTTKKADLVHDDVIALEAEDGGRNMSLELAMQWTTAYSESVHTYANTINTHEGGTHEEGFRSALTGLINRYARENRLLRDKDENLTGDDVREGLTAVISIKLTEPQFEGQTKTKLGNSEAKTFVQREVNDRFGDWLERNPAAAKEIIRKAINASQARLAARKARETTRRKGLLESGGMPGKLKDCSSKDPSVSEIYLVEGDSAGGSAVQGRDPAHQAILPLRGKILNVERARLDRALSNAEVQSMITAFGAGIGDDFDIEKARYHKIVLMADADVDGQHITTLLLTLLFRFMRPLIEHGFVYLAQPPLYRVKWSNAPHDYVYSDAERDQVVARGLANNQRLPKENGIQRYKGLGEMDYTELWDTTMDPDRRTLLQVTMEDAAAADQTFSVLMGEDVESRREFIQQNAKDIRFLDI